From the genome of Ziziphus jujuba cultivar Dongzao chromosome 4, ASM3175591v1:
ACTGGAATACTATTAACAGGTATGCTGCTTAACATTTTTTTGATCTAATTTCATCCACTTGGTATGCGCTTAGTTTCTTTTCATCAAATcttcatttatatattgataatGATCATTACAGCAATCTACCAGCAAATAGACGTCTACTATCTTAATTGATGAAGACCTGTAATACTGTAACTAGATGTGCGTCCTCATAATTTCTGGTTTTTCTGACATAGACCATTAGTGGTTGGCATGcaccaaaaaacataaaaataataataataataataataacaagggCTTCACAGACTGAAGGTGcttgaaataagaaaatatagaagaaaaaaaaaaaaattaactcttTTATCTGCATCCCTCTCTTCTcctattcttttttgtttttatttattgtctcCCCTTGTTATATTGATCCCTATCTCATTTTTCCTTGCTTCTTAGTACAATTTGTTCCTTTCGTGCATATGCAGACTAATGCATTAATTCTGCCTCAATAATATGTTGTCTAAAATTTACATATACAGCTGACTGGACAAAactataatttgatatttgtaatctTCATAAGAATATCATTGGACTCATTTTTCATCGCAAATCTTCTTGGCTGTAAGTTCTTAACCAATGCGAGACTGTAAATAGCCAGCGGCCTCCATAACTGCTATATCTTCaagaattttgttttaaaatgcagaaattaataagcatttaactatttcatttttttctttttgtttagaaTTAGCTGTTTTCGCTCAGTCTTTGACTTACCTTAAAATTCTTTGGGGACCAGGGTATTACAACTGAACTAACGGGCATACTACACGTGCTTTTGCTGAAAAGCAATGGCCTTTGccattgtttttcttatacAATTGTTTTCTGCAGTTGTAGTGCATTTATGACTTGCATGTTAAGTTTCTATATTTTCCATCTAATATTTTGTCTTTCTATATGGCAGTTGCAAAAGAGACAGAATTTGAGTTTGGAGGATTCATTCTTGTCATGCTTGCTGCTGTCATGTCTGGCTTCCGCTGGTGCATGACTCAAATTCTTCTGCAGGTGTGCtttgttttttctaatttgCATTCTTCTTACACGATAGTGATGCATATGTTTTGTATTGTTTGCACAGTAATGTAATGCAGGTAAACTTTTTTGAGTTTGTGcactaacatttttttttccccccttcttaCTTGGAACCTTGTTTTCATTTTGTTCGTGGGTGTCAAATCCAAAACCAATATAAAGAAAGAAACCTATGGTAAGAGTACTATCCTCTGCACTTTAGAATGCTGTTTggaaaatttcaattatatttaatgtattatcatcatcatcatcatcatcactatAACTATTactattttcttcttattattattggcaAAGGTGCAATGTGTATGAAATATGTATAATCATTTTGATAACATTGTTACATTTGCTATGATAACAGTAAAAATACCTATAATTGTTATATACTTTGCTGGAGTTATAGCTTCATGGATTCATATGCCAAGCAATCATTTTCTAGTTTCTTCTCTTAAGaaagagaaatataaatatatatatatatatattttggcttgtaataatttatagattctgtccgtaaaataaaaaaagaatattataatGAGGTATTTTAGGCATCGGTGAACCTAGAAAATTTTTTCACTGGGGACACCATTAGATAGTAAAATATGttctaaaataacaaaaattataaatattattagtaAAATACAAAAGTAGCTTTCAAAATACATAAAgtaacttaaaaaagaaaaaaaaaaagaaaaagaaaaatggtgaaACTTAGATGGTATATTCATTCTTGATTCTTAATTATATCAGGTAAAAAAATGTAAACCTTTATGCGAATATTTTCAAgtagtgaaattttaaatttaagattatAATTATTTAGGATTTGTTGGCTATAATTTGAAGCTAAGttagaaaagttaaaaatttattaagttaataaaataatttaacaaaataaacaaaaaaacctaagatatttaggaaaaattaaaagaatttacaTGATTTTTAGTGGAAATCATAGACTGCTGTTGGGCAAGCcaaattcaaggaaaaaaaaaatgaaaggaaaaaataaataaatagaagttAAAAGCAACTTTGGGGAAGCTGCATGTCTTACAGACGTAAATTGGGGTTGCAGTGTAAATTGgaaggaaaaatattaaataatctaaatggaaaaaaatgagGGCACAGGCTCAATTGTAAGTGTGTCCGTCCATGATCTTATGATATGGGAGTCTCTAGAATTCTGCAGTCCAGACTCTAGATGATCCCAAGCTGTGGATCCTTCTGTATAAAGTGTGGTGAGGCTTGTGTAATTTTCTTATGTAAAACATTTATAGTTCATTACAAGATACATGTTCTATGGTATTTATGAGGATATgagtaatttcatttttattaaaggCTAATTGGAGTAATATTCTTATGGTGGGAGAGAAATTTTCCAAGCTGAAATAAATTTCATTGCTTTTAGTGTTAGTTGTGAGTCAGCCTACAAGGAGATGAATGTGAATTGATGAAATTAATGGAgtaaatagatttttttcttttttttgggatgaattCCATTGTAACTCTTGTTAGGTGTATTGTGCCGTTTTGATGTACTTTGTTTGGTATACTTCTGTTTCAGTTAAAGTTTTTGGGATTAATGGCAAGTTAAATATCAGAGCAAAGTTCTGTCTGGTCCTGGGTTTGAATCCTGCTAACttcatattttgtaatttattgttTATGTCGAAAGACCTGACAATCATGGTgtcaattaataaatgaaacttGAGAAATAGATGGCTTGCGGAAGGTTGGAGACTGCTAGTTCATTTGCGTTTAAACTGGTGACTCTTAATGTGTTACAGATGATAGGTTTAGTTTAATTTCGCTTCACAAGTTGACTTTTATTGGTACAGGAGTTtgattcttttttccttctcttgttTAGTGAGAATTATGAGtaatatgaatataaatttCTAGCTATGATCTGTATAGTCAGTTATATGACTTTTTGCTGGCTTATTTTACTTAAAGCTGGCAAGGCTACAAATTGATGCATCTTATGTTTGAGCCAAGTTGTAACTTGGTTTAAATCTGAATTTTTAGATGACAGAGTAATCCTGTCGATGTCCTCTGTTTTATATCTAGGGCGAATAAATGTTGTTATTTTATATGGAGTTCATCTTAATGATGTTTCCATTCAATTGTTTTAGGTCTGAAGAATCCACTTACCTTGATGAGCTATGTAACCCCAGTGATGACTTTCTTAACTGCCATTCTCTCTATTATACTGGATCCATGGAAAGAGTTCAGAGTGAATGTTTACTTTAATAGTCAATGGCATGTTGCTCGAAGTTGTTTGCTGATGCTTTTTGGTGGAATGCTTGCCTTTTTTATGGTAAATATTTTGAacacattttttccttttttcgttTCTTCTTGGGAAGTTGAATGTggagaaagttttttttttatttagatatgAAGTTCGTTTAGACCACTTTTAGTACCTTCACTTATTATGCTGTTTTCTTATACTCTTTATGTTAACATATCTAGCAATTTAAGTCTCTGGTTATAAAGATTAAACATTACTGTTGCTGCAGGTGCTAACAGAATACGTTCTTATCTCAGTAACAAGTGCTGTCACAGTCACAATAGCAGGTGTTGTCAAGGAGGCTGTCACCATATTGGTatgaaatgtttattattttattattttcttgttacTGAACACATAGTGCTTTGATGGAAGAATtgccaaagagaaagagacTAAAGAGAGGGAGAAAAGTAGAGTACTggaagaaattaagaaaaataactgtTATAGTCGAGTAGTATACTATCAGGTTTATAATTAAGCCTGCAAACATAATAGACAATCCTAATCCAATATCAGGAaccctaatttaatataaactgTATCCAGGCTCCAACATATAGGGAACTCTATTTTCTAAAATACCTATAAAATAAGTCATAACTATTGAATAGTCTTCTCCTGTTTTACATCAGTTATTGGGCTTCTAAAGGTATTCTAATGCCAAAATTAATACTTTTATGGAACTAATGCTTacccttattattattgtttttctctaataatagatagatggattttataaataaaaaaccaaagtaCAAGGAGGAAGAGAAGTCCATCCTATCAAAACTCTCTTGAACCAAGAAAGGAAGTGCCAGTCTGCCAGAGAGTCCACTTCTTCTATGCCAGTCTTTCCAAAATTTTGACTAAACTTTGTTTTTCTGCCAGTGTATTTTTAGAACTCTCTTTGCTTTCTTACTGTGGGTTTGAATAGAAAGATTTCAACTGTCGGTGGTATACTGCATTGAACTTGGAAATATGAGTATGGCATACAATGTTTTGTTTTGATGGTTAATTGATTTTCTGCCCTGATCAAAATATTCTCAGAGCATGTTGCTTCTTAagcattaatttatattttgtttttgcttaggtTGCAGTCTTTTACTTCCATGATGAATTTACCTGGTTGAAAGGAGCTGGTCTTTTCACAATTATGGTTGGTGTTGGTTTATTCAACTGGTACAAGTaagtcatattttttatttgtctttgaGAAAAATACCCTCTtaaattttccttgtttttgaTGATGGAATATAACTGTATTAGATGATGAATTTGCTCTTGCTACTGTTTTCATAGAATTGCGTGTTATACAAGGTAGAAATGTTTCCATTCATTTATGGAGAATTTTAAATTGACCGGTGGATGGTGCTACCATCTACCTGCTCTGCTTTATGTAGTTAGTGAGCAATTGGTATCAATATCAACTTTTCAAAACAGTGTTTGGAGTAATTTACATTATGGAATGTTGACACTCATTTGTGGTGCTATGTTTCTAAGCGAGCAGCCACTTCACTTTGCAAGTTCTATAGATGGGAAGAATAGCAAGTTGAGCTTGCTTCTTTTGGTTTCAATTTACTAAAttcgtatttaatttttttttttttttttttttttttttggcttaaagcAAATTGAAGGAATGGCATATTATTGTTATGTAGTAGTTCGTCAGAAGAACAAAGAATGTAGTAGGACCCATAATCTTATACTTTCTGATCTTCATTTTCACCATCTTTTTACTCCCTATTCGCATTATGAGCTGTCTGAATTCACATGAAATACTGTGGaaagtttatttttatcctGGTCATAATTCCTGTCCTGAAGGAATAATAGAGAAAATGGGTTTAAACTGTTTAAGGCAATGTCAACTTAAATTTGTTGTTCTAtgataagtataaaaaaaaatttgtttctgTTGTAATCGGAATGGGATGTTATAGACTTGGATGTTGCACTATGATTTCCTGGTGGGACTTCAAATGCTAATACATGCTTATAATTTGATTTAGTACTCGTTCAGAATAAGACCAAAAGTAATTCTTGCAAATGCCGCCTTATAGTGTTTGAAAGATTGATAGACTTATGCTTGCTGTTCATTTCAACCACATAAcatttttcatctttaattgttaaaattcctTAGGGAACTTTATCTGGAAATTTTGTTGTGGCATTTTCTATGAATTTGATCAGTTGATAATTATCATTAAATATCAATAGCATTTTGGTATTGATTGGCAATCCAGCTGCTTTGGATGTTCAATCCTTTCCTTATTGTAGTTTTGTTGGGCAGTTTAAATGTAGTTATGCATCTTAGAAAaagtattttaaacaaaaattaaattagcgATAGGATatctgatacatatatatatatatatttttggggggTTGGCGGAGGAAAGGGGTGCTGGTCGATAGTGGTAAAAGAATTGATGTTGGTGCATTTTTGGTTCAATTTCTTGTCACTTTTCCAAAGCATAGAAATAGGACCTGCGAAATTCATGCTCTAGATGAGAGGAACCGCATCTTGTGGAATTTACACCAATGAAATTTTGGTATCCTCTTACAAAAGGTATAAAAAGAGTGTCTTACTCCAGTACTGACCATTCAACTGAAACCCTATTGGCAATCGAGTGCCTTGTTGCACATGGTTTTCTCTTAACTTAAGCTGTTGTTGTATATTTTGTGATTGTTAACCTTTGGTATTGTTTTGATCATATGGATTCCCTTTTTTATGTAGTATTTTCTTCCTGATTGACGAATTCCTAGAATTTATAATTATAGTGCCCATAACTTTCTAGTTTTAAGACATGGGAACAGTTAGAGATGATGAGTATTTAAGCCTGAATGCGAAACTGTGGCTACATGAGCCTGATCCTGAATTTTTACTTAACCTTCTGTATTTATATTCTAATTGAGTCATCTACTAGCAGCTTTATCTTGGTCAATTcaatttcttttactttttagaTACCACAAGCTACAATCGGGTCATACAAGTGAAGGCGATACAATGGATCCACTCTCAGACAATGCCGGTGCAAAATATGTTATCCTTGAGGAGATGGATGAGCAAGATGATGGCAATTGAAATAATTAGTAGCAAATTTATCTGGATTCACTGTAAGCCTCAAATTATCCTTTTTAGCTGAATTTTGTCAATTTCGTCTATATACACTACTTATAAATGTAGATTTTGGCTGCTTATGCGTTCAATTCTCGTGCGGTACATGGCAAAAagttgatgataattttttatttgggttaACTCAGTTAACAAAATAATTGGGATTTCCGAAGAAAATGAATTCTAAAGTAAACTTAATAGGAAGGTTCTAGAAGGTTTGGTGCCTTTATCACTACGCTGTATTCTAtgacttaaaaaaagaaaaaaaagaaaaaaagggccTTCGTTAACAGCAAGTGATTCATGTCAATTGAGCATACAGGTGCATATTTTTAGATGAGTCATATTCTTAGATCTGAGTCATGGTTTGGCATTGATTTCGACTATATTGCGCAGCTAGTAGTGGTAATTAATGATATTTGGCAATGTCATATCTGCTGTTTAACTTGCTTTGCTGAAAAACTTGCAAACATCTGTCCGAATTTCGATTTTGCTGATGTAGCTTGAGCTTGATAAATTTGCACAGAAAACTTTGATATCCAAGTTGGAATTTTGGTGAAGCTTTTGATCGTTTTTGGCTAGTTTCAATTTTGGAATTTAAGAATTCCAGTCTTCATCATGATTTGGCGATGTATTTCTATTCTGCATCTTTGGGATGGGGATGAAGATGAGAAATTCTCCAAAAGTAAGTGGAATTGGAATATAATATCAATTCCCCTAACAGGATCATCTATAAAGCCCATTCGGTTTGGAAAGTTTCCAAGCTTCCAGTTTTATGGGGAACATTCTCAAGAACTAAATTGCTTCTAGATGCCAAATTAATTTAGCCATTGTTTGCCATTATTTGTCCTCAATATACGTAATATAGAGAATGTAGATTTTAACGTCAAGCTGTAACCGGTGGAAGTAGTATTTTTATTCAGAATTTTGATTTACCGTTTGAGGGGGATTCTATCATTGTTTGTACGtgcataatatatgaattttgCCTTGCTTCATTCTAAATTTTGTCACAAGGGTATTCAATTGTCACATAGCTGCTTAAGCATCGAtggtgctttttatttttaaagcatattgaaaattttaaaacctaaagaatatgagttttttttccaactccaatatcactttttaaatttgctcgttattttgcatttttcaataaacaataatgatttacattttgtatttttgtttttttttttactccttTTTACACCAaattagtatttaaaaaaattaaaatatgaaatataaataataaacttaATGGTAAATGTGCACAAAAAAATTGTATGACAATAAATggctttattaaaaattttctataaaGAATGGGTTTGATACTTTAAATTTGAAGAGTTAAGcttcatttttaatttcaattttataatttaaaaaaccataggagttaaaaaaaaataggtataattctttaaaataaaataaataaataaaagatttttaaagagcttattggagatgctcttagCCTACTCCATGTCAACCATTGTCATTGACACTGCAAAATTGGTTGCAGTTTGGATCTTagccaaaaggaaaaaattgaaaatgaaaaagaaggataaaaataaaataaaaataaaaaaggaagaagaaattgGCGGCTTGGAGTCTTAAATTTCTATTTCTCCGATCATCAGTTAGCGTAGTAGAAAGCAGTCCTATTAGTTTTTTGGAATAATTTGACTTATTTTCGGAGTTTGAAATTTGTCTGTACGTACCAAGCATTTTTATTTCTCACATAAATTTCCATGTAATTTTAAACTACAAGAAAACTTTctgccaaaaaaaacaaaaaaagggaaaaaaagaattaaaaaaaaaaagaattggtaTTTAGTATGCAATAGTGAAGTTTGTGAAATTgtcctttattttattgtaattattttttaacacaaAAAGATAGCTAGATGACTGATGGTGAAAAATTCAATATGTACCAAGGAAAAATTGCCacgtatctatttttttttttttaattggatttaTCATTGAACCATAAAAAGGCAGAGCCgcaggagaaaagaaaaaaaatccaaacacacgCGTAAAAGCATTCCCCTTCTCAAAATCTTGACTGATGAGCATTGCCTCCTTGGATAATATGAGATATTAGACTCAAAATGCAGATTGATTGGCCTCGTTGGACAATGTGTGAGAAAATGTGGATAGATCCAagcaaaaaaagcaaaaacacaGAGAGAAAATGTAGATAGATTAGCAAAAGTTGGCCTTTAGAGACATTTAGCAGCAGTATCCATCTATCTCATAACCCATTATTGAAGCTACCACCACCTTTTTCTTAGAAGAAAAGTAGATGTTTCCTTGACAGTGACCATTACCTTTGTACAAGTCAatgcatacttttttttttttttttaataaataatttcgtTTTGGAGCTTAGCGTGCAACGTGTAGAATGGTCATGTTATACTTTTGGCTCGTACTAGAGGAATTGAAAAGGCTGACATGTGATTGATGGGGGAAAATTGCCTATGTACAGGAAACACGTCAAATTAATATCTGTggaatttttccttttaaaggACTCTTTCAAAGTTCATAAATTTGGATCCCAACCAACACTCTTTTCTTCCcatgaacaagaaaaaagaggcTACCGCATCTAAGATGGGTCTGATCTTGTTTTATGGACATGTTCTGGTTGTTCATGATGGAATTTAGATCAAGATGACACAAAAAGAGAGATGGGGAAAATTCATACATCAACAtgctaattaaaatataaatttttgttaacCACTGCTAATTTATTATAGAAATCGATTAAATAACTATAAGAAAccgtttcaattttaaaattttctaacgAAGCCACTTACCCTTTGTTGGAGGGAAGTTTATATGACAATGACTCACTATTTTTGATCCAAAGTCTTCGTTGAAGGGTCAATGGTCATAACTCATGTCAGATTTGGCAGACGCTTTGGTGGAGTAGAAAGAGATTGACCTTATTCAGCATttataagttaattaatttctctataGTTATATGTAAGCTGCaatcaattcaaaataaataaattaattaattgctataaaattttaacaattaaaattaattgatttaaaattttaacaatttatgCACACTAATACCGCAAATGTTCATTTGTCGACACCCTAAAATGGTAAAGCCATTACATTCTCTAGCAAAAGCCCAAAGTTGTAAACCTCAATTTTcaacattaattttttgttttatgtagaAGCATGAGTTCCTAATATTTGACATGaataacaacaaatatatatatatatatatataatatcattcatATAAGAAATGTATAAGTTCATTtctgtaaaattatataaacagttgatatcaattaaatatttttgaaaagttaaaaagtaaattgataaatttttgaaGTCAAAATATGTGTTAAGGGAAAATCATTAAGAAGAGAGTCTGTGTTAAAGGAAAATCAAGTACTCCAATCTAACaggtttttatattattatattaatattttgtttattattattattttttattttgtccagattatTTTAAAGCTATTGTAAATATAGCATgggttattatttttgttttattcatttttctaGTTTACTGTTTGCTAAATTTATAAGCTTATTGCAAGTCAAGcttaattttttgtaatttatttttactccAACCATTcccttttttatattatattttcataatacGTTCTATCATTTATTGAGCACAATTATTATGGATCTAAGCAGAGCATGGCTATGGATTCTTCTTTCCTTTGCCTTGTATATGAAACAAAATTCCAGGTTAGTCATATCTCAACCACATAATTTTGCGCCAGCAAGTCCCTCTATCTCATGGACCAGCGGTTCTTCTCCGTATCTCATTATATTCGTAGGGGGATCGAGCGTGAAACTCATCCTATCAACTCGATTACGCCCAGGCTCAGTATTTGGCTGTGGCTTCCTCTGTAATGGAGATTGCCATGATCATCTTTTCGCCGTTTTCATTCTTTACAGCAGCAGCGACTTTGGGATATATGACATAGAGCGAAGCCATGTGCCACAAGTTGTATGGTCTGCTAACCGCAACAGTCCTGTGAAAATGAATGCAACGTTGGAGCTCACAACATCTGGTTTGGTCTTAAAAGATTCTGGTGGAACTGCAACTTGGTCGACGGACATAGGAGGTAAATCTGTTGCGGGCTTAAATTTGACGGACATGGGCAATCTCGTTCTCTTGGATAAAAATGGTGGAATATTATGGCAATCTTTTGATCACCCCACTGACTGTCTACTTTATGGGCAAAAGTTGGTGGCAGGCCAAAAACTGACGGCTAATGCTTCTTCATCAAACTTGACTGAAGGGGTTTTGTATTCACTCTCTGTTACTAACGAAGGGTTATTTGCTTCCATAGGATCTTATCCTCCGTATGACTATTACCGATTCTATTACCACCGTCATAACCCATATATTGCGTACGATGCTACAAAGGCGAGTGGAAATCCATGTTATGTTAAACTTGTTGAAGGAGCCTTGGTTTTCTATGTACCTGTATCTAATAATACTAGCGAAGACAAAGAGGTTGCGATAATCTCAAACGATTTGACAGTCCAATATCGACGTTACATGAGATTGGAGTCGGATGGACATGTACGACTGTATGATTATGATGGTTTAGCACCGGAAGATGATGTCCTTAACATCACTAAATGCGAATATCCGATGGGTTGTGGTAAATACGGTGTTTGTATAAATTCATTGTGTAGTTGTCCAAACAACAGAAGCGAGACAAATTATTTTCAACCAATAAACTACAGTTTCCCAGATCTTGGTTGTGCTGAATTTACTCCTTTGTCTTGCCAAGTCTCACAGTATCAAAGCTTTTTAGAGTTGCAGGATACTAGTAGTACGACTGTAGACTGGAGCTCCACAACAGACCTTGAAATTATCGATCCAGAGTCATGCAAACAGCTTTGTTTGAAGAATTGCTCATGTAGAGCTGCTATATTTCGTTCATATGATGGGAAATGCTTTTTACAAACCCAGATCTATTCCTTTGTGAACAAGGAAGCTGCTCGATCTGATTATCATCCGTTTACAACTTATATTAAAGTTCAGAGTACTCCAAAAGAGAACACGGTTCTTGTGAACAGTAGcgtcaagaagaagaaaaataaaactccTTCCTTAGTTTTGGGATTCAGCCTTGGATCCTTAATGTTCGGATTGTCTTTAATTGCAATGTTGGTAGCACTGTTTCTAAGGAAACAAGACGATGATGATGAGAATGAGAAATATTTAGATCAGGTTCCAGGAATGCCCAAAAGATTTTCCTATGAGGATTTGAAATCCATGACACAGAATTTCAATAGGAAGCTAGGTGAGGGTGGATTTGGGACAGTTTTTGAAGGGATTCAGACCGATGGCACCAAAATCGCAGTGAAGCGTCTGGATGGGTTTGGCCAAATTAAGAAATCCTTTGTAGCTGAGGTTGCGACTATTGGCAGCATCCATCATGTTAACTTGGTGAAAATGGTTGGATTTTGTGTTGGGAAATCACACCGACTTCTTGTTTACGAATTCATGTCTAATGGGTCTTTAGATAAATGGATTTTCCATAAGACCTATGAATTGTTGCTAAGTTggcaacaaaggaaaaaaatcatTCTTGACATAGCAAAGGGACTTAGTTATCTCCATGAAGAATGCAGTCAGAAGATAATTCACTTAGACATCAAGCCAGAAAATATACTGTTAGATGATGAGTTTAATGGAAAAGTTTCTGATTTTGGGTTGTCTAAGCTAGTGGATCGAGACCAGAGTCAAGTCATGACAACCATGAGAGGTACACCAGGTTATTTGGCTCCAGAATGGTT
Proteins encoded in this window:
- the LOC107417224 gene encoding G-type lectin S-receptor-like serine/threonine-protein kinase SD2-5, with the protein product MKQNSRLVISQPHNFAPASPSISWTSGSSPYLIIFVGGSSVKLILSTRLRPGSVFGCGFLCNGDCHDHLFAVFILYSSSDFGIYDIERSHVPQVVWSANRNSPVKMNATLELTTSGLVLKDSGGTATWSTDIGGKSVAGLNLTDMGNLVLLDKNGGILWQSFDHPTDCLLYGQKLVAGQKLTANASSSNLTEGVLYSLSVTNEGLFASIGSYPPYDYYRFYYHRHNPYIAYDATKASGNPCYVKLVEGALVFYVPVSNNTSEDKEVAIISNDLTVQYRRYMRLESDGHVRLYDYDGLAPEDDVLNITKCEYPMGCGKYGVCINSLCSCPNNRSETNYFQPINYSFPDLGCAEFTPLSCQVSQYQSFLELQDTSSTTVDWSSTTDLEIIDPESCKQLCLKNCSCRAAIFRSYDGKCFLQTQIYSFVNKEAARSDYHPFTTYIKVQSTPKENTVLVNSSVKKKKNKTPSLVLGFSLGSLMFGLSLIAMLVALFLRKQDDDDENEKYLDQVPGMPKRFSYEDLKSMTQNFNRKLGEGGFGTVFEGIQTDGTKIAVKRLDGFGQIKKSFVAEVATIGSIHHVNLVKMVGFCVGKSHRLLVYEFMSNGSLDKWIFHKTYELLLSWQQRKKIILDIAKGLSYLHEECSQKIIHLDIKPENILLDDEFNGKVSDFGLSKLVDRDQSQVMTTMRGTPGYLAPEWLSSLITEKVDVYSFGIVMMEILCGRRNIDRSQPEEAMHLLALFKKKYEENQVLGLIDKCCEDVRANEEEVLSMMKVVAWCLQTDFAKRPSMSMVVKVLEGVTNVEYEMGLDYSFSGAKLCEEYQNHGGATLLLPSVLSQAR